In Styela clava chromosome 14, kaStyClav1.hap1.2, whole genome shotgun sequence, the following are encoded in one genomic region:
- the LOC144431944 gene encoding MAPK regulated corepressor interacting protein 2-like produces MHTYISSKPATKINSLRNRPIVHSHQEKRPVAQSPVEFRDNLCQQDTCPPKLIFGQGLNVSPMNRSHSPITPQHENNIKFVKEEWEKVKADLNNTDTQQQRKGCVQYVERHECINPDFQPFDLEEFWGERLLRKVLDSDTQ; encoded by the coding sequence ATGCACACCTATATCAGCAGCAAACCAGCAACTAAAATAAATTCGTTACGAAATCGTCCCATTGTTCATAGTCACCAGGAAAAAAGACCTGTTGCTCAGTCTCCAGTGGAATTCCGAGACAATTTGTGCCAGCAAGATACCTGTCCACCTAAGTTAATCTTCGGTCAAGGTCTGAACGTTTCACCAATGAATCGTAGTCATTCTCCAATAACCCCACAGCATGAAAATAACATTAAATTTGTTAAAGAAGAATGGGAGAAGGTGAAAGCAGATTTAAATAATACAGACACTCAGCAACAAAGAAAAGGATGTGTGCAATACGTTGAAAGACATGAATGTATTAATCCTGATTTTCAACCATTTGATCTTGAGGAATTTTGGGGTGAAAGACTGTTGCGTAAAGTTTTAGACAGTGATACACAATAA